In one Mus caroli chromosome 14, CAROLI_EIJ_v1.1, whole genome shotgun sequence genomic region, the following are encoded:
- the LOC110309550 gene encoding olfactory receptor 4K5 yields the protein MDNTNYSVVSEFVLLGLSSSRELQIFYFVFFSMLYIVIILGNLLIIIAVTSDSSLHSPMYFLLGNLSFFDICQASFATPKMIVDFLSEHKTISFSGCIAQIFFIHLFTGGEMVILVSMAYDRYVAICKPLHYMTIMNQTTCTALVVISWAVGLVHTLSQLSFTVKLAFCGPNEVDSFFCDLPRVVKLACIDSYITEILIVVNSGILSLSTFSLLVSSYVIILVTVWFKSSAAMAKAFSTLAAHIMVVVLFFGPCIFIYVWPFTTYPVDKILAIFYTVFTPILNPIIYTLRNRDMKAVMGKIAAHYLRPPKVAEMSFVARISLY from the coding sequence ATGGATAACACCAATTATTCAGTGGTGTCTGAGTTTGTGTTACTTGGACTCTCTAGTTCTCGGGAACTTCagattttctactttgttttcttctctatgcTTTATATTGTCATCATATTAGGAAACCTTCTCATCATCATAGCTGTGACTTCTGACAGCAGCCTGCACTCACCAATGTATTTCCTGCTGGGAAACCTTTCCTTTTTTGACATTTGTCAGGCTTCTTTTGCTACACCTAAAATGATTGTAGACTTTTTGAGTGAACACAAGACTATATCATTCAGTGGCTGCATAGCCCAGATTTTTTTCATTCACCTCTTTACAGGAGGAGAGATGGTAATCCTAGTTTCCATGGCCTATGATAGATATGTGGCCATATGCAAACCTCTACATTATATGACCATCATGAACCAAACTACATGTACTGCCTTGGTAGTAATCTCCTGGGCTGTGGGCTTGGTACACACATTGAGCCAGTTATCATTTACTGTAAAACTGGCATTTTGTGGACCCAATGAAGTAGACAGCTTTTTTTGTGATCTTCCTCGAGTGGTCAAACTCGCCTGCATTGACTCATACATTACTGAAATACTTATTGTGGTAAACAGTGGAATTCTTTCCTTAAGCACTTTCTCTCTCTTAGTGAGCTCCTATGTCATAATTCTTGTCACAGTTTGGTTCAAGTCCTCTGCTGCCATGGCCAAGGCATTTTCTACACTGGCTGCTCACATCATGGTAGTAGTATTATTCTTTGGTCCTTGCATCTTCATTTATGTGTGGCCATTTACTACCTATCCCGTGGATAAAATTCTTGCtatattttatacagttttcactCCCATCCTTAATCCCATTATTTACACACTAAGAAATAGAGACATGAAAGCTGTCATGGGAAAAATTGCTGCTCATTATCTCAGACCTCCCAAAGTAGCTGAAATGTCATTTGTAGCCAGAATTTCTCTTTATTGA
- the LOC110309835 gene encoding olfactory receptor 4K2-like — MMNAANKSVVTEFVLLGLSNSWELQIFFFIVFSLFYVATMVSNSIIVLIVISDSHLHSAMYFLLTNLSIIDMSLASFATPKMIIDYLTDHKTISFDGCIAQIFFLHLFTGTEIILLMAMSFDRYIAICKPLRYASIISPQVCIAFVVSSWIVGTMHSMSQVIFALTLPFCGPNKIDSFFCDLPVVFQLSCVDTYVLGLFMISTSGIIALSCFILLFNSYIIVLVTIKHHSSKGSSKALSTCTAHFIVVFMFFGPCIFIYMWPQNSFVIEKILSVFYTICTPIMNPVIYTLRNHEVNSAMRKLRSKFLNFSTETPSRSL, encoded by the coding sequence ATGATGAATGCGGCTAATAAGTCTGTTGTGACTGAATTTGTTTTGCTGGGACTCTCTAATTCCTGGGAActacagatatttttcttcatagtgTTTTCACTCTTTTATGTGGCAACAATGGTGAGTAATAGCATCATAGTCCTCATCGTCATATCTGACTCTCACCTACACTCTGCTATGTATTTCCTTCTTACCAATCTTTCTATTATTGATATGTCTCTTGCTTCCTTTGCCACTCCCAAGATGATCATAGATTACCTAACTGATCATAAAACAATCTCTTTTGATGGATGCATTGCTCAGATATTCTTTCTCCACCTGTTCACTGGTACTGAGATTATTTTACTAATGGCCATGTCTTTTGACAGGTATATTGCAATTTGTAAACCTCTGCGCTATGCCTCAATCATTAGTCCCCAGGTGTGTATTGCCTTTGTGGTGTCCTCATGGATTGTAGGAACCATGCATTCAATGAGTCAGGTCATATTTGCCCTCACATTACCATTCTGTGGTCCCAATAAGATAGATAGCTTTTTCTGTGACCTTCCTGTGGTGTTCCAGCTGTCTTGTGTGGATACTTATGTTCTTGGTCTCTTTATGATTTCAACAAGTGGCATTATTGCATTGTCTTGCTTCATTCTGCTATTTAATTCATACATTATTGTGCTGGTTACTATCAAGCACCATTCTTCCAAAGGATCATCTAAGGCTCTTTCAACCTGTACAGCCCACTTCATTGTTGTCTTCATGTTCTTTGGGCCATGTATCTTTATCTATATGTGGCCACAAAACAGCTTTGTGATAGAAAAGATACTGTCTGTATTTTATACTATATGTACTCCCATTATGAACCCAGTGATATATACTTTGAGAAATCACGAAGTAAATTCAGCCATGAGGAAACTGAGAAGTAAGTTCCTAAATTTTAGTACAGAAACTCCTTCCCgttctttatag